AAGGCCGTTGAGTTGCTCGCGGTGGCCAACCCCTGGGGGCCCTGGTTACGGGGCATCAGCCTGCAGGGCTCCAGGGGAATTTAGTGAGCAGAAGCCACCAGCCTGAGTTGATCACGAGCTGAGTCAACATGCTGCACATTGACGAGCAGGCCCTCACCTGGTTCTGAATCTCTTGGGCATTCAGCCGCCACATCCATGGCTAGATCGTCAATGCGCACCAGTCCAAGCTGATCCTGAGGACGCAACCAGCGCAAGAACTGAGCAGCCCACTGCTCTTTGTGATGGAGTTCAAACCACACCTGTTGCCAGTGGCGTTGGTCTTCCCTCGAAATTCCAATGCCTTCACGCACCGCTGCATCAAAGTCGGTGATGAGCAGTTGCATGGCATCGCGATCCAGGGCTTCCTCGCCATTGAGTTGGGCTTGGAATTGCCGCTGCACAACAAGATCGCCATAGCGGCGAATGGGGGATGTGGCTTGGGCATAGGAGGCAAGTCCCAAGCTGAAGTGGGCTGCGGGTTGGGTCCCCATGATTCCGCGACTGAGACAGCGCTTGATGGCGGCGAATCGAACGGCTCCATCTGGCAGTGCCTCCAATTCGGAGCTGGGGGGGAGGTCAGCAGTCAGTTGGCTGCGGAATGGCAAAGCCAGGTCCTGCACTTCCGCAATTCGGGCTACCACTGCACCAGCCAAAATCATCGCTTCAGCAACCATCTGCCTGGATCTCCCAGGTTCACTGACCTCGAGAGACGGCTGACCATCTCGACAACGAATCCTGCCTTCTGGCAGATCCATGAGAAGGGCCCCATTGCGAACTCGGCAGTCCCGCCTGCGGCTGAGAAGCGCATCCAATTCTGCTAAGTCGGTGTCTTCTGGTGGCGCTAATTCGATCAACTCATCGGCGTCTTCGTAGCTGAGTCGATAGGTGGGTTGCACCCAGCTGCGTTGGATTCCGTGATCTCCGAGCTCACCGTCGCTGGTGAGTTCAGCCCAAATGCTCCAGGCAGCCGTTCGCGTCCGTGCTCGCAAACTGAAAGGCCCCGTCGACAAGCAATCTGGAAACATCGGCAGATTGCCTTTCGCTAAATAGAGGCTGCTACCGCGCCGCCTGGCTTCGAGGTCGAGAGCTGAGTCTTGATCGATCAGTCGCCCCGGGTCTGCGATGTGAATCCAGAGTCGTTGCGTGCCATCCTCGCGACGCTCCAGCGCGATCCCGTCATCAATATCTCGCGTGTCTTCATCGTCGATCGTGACGCAGCGCTGATCGCAAAGATCGATGCGCTCGGAGTCACCGGGGCGTTCGCTTGTATTGAGCTCCACCAAGCGCTCAGCTTCCTCGAGCAGAGCCGGGCTGAATCCTGATGACCAGGTTGTGCCAGCCATCGATGCCAGTTGATGGGGGTCCCAAAGGCCGAGGTCCACCAAGAGAAGGCGAAGATCTGCCCGGTCTTGATCAAGACGCAGACCCACCAGACTTTGCTGAACGACCCGGTCAAGTTGGGCGAATTCGAGGGACCCTGAAACCACCTCCTTGAGTTGTTCCAACCTGTCGCTAAGCGCTGGTGGAAGGCTTTGCAAATCAAGTTGTTGTCGAGCGCTGAGTAGCT
This portion of the Synechococcus sp. ROS8604 genome encodes:
- a CDS encoding ribonuclease catalytic domain-containing protein gives rise to the protein MKLGFDRKSVVLPQRQLNLLCPLPSGADLPDGLGASPWHLKAENVHPSCLDRRSWGAAWLLLLESDETVEIDFFSDLVCGGTNPSQLALCWLALMGPQLWFRYKQDQIKARSAGELKPLRRQQRLKALEQQIEQRWKKLLSARQQLDLQSLPPALSDRLEQLKEVVSGSLEFAQLDRVVQQSLVGLRLDQDRADLRLLLVDLGLWDPHQLASMAGTTWSSGFSPALLEEAERLVELNTSERPGDSERIDLCDQRCVTIDDEDTRDIDDGIALERREDGTQRLWIHIADPGRLIDQDSALDLEARRRGSSLYLAKGNLPMFPDCLSTGPFSLRARTRTAAWSIWAELTSDGELGDHGIQRSWVQPTYRLSYEDADELIELAPPEDTDLAELDALLSRRRDCRVRNGALLMDLPEGRIRCRDGQPSLEVSEPGRSRQMVAEAMILAGAVVARIAEVQDLALPFRSQLTADLPPSSELEALPDGAVRFAAIKRCLSRGIMGTQPAAHFSLGLASYAQATSPIRRYGDLVVQRQFQAQLNGEEALDRDAMQLLITDFDAAVREGIGISREDQRHWQQVWFELHHKEQWAAQFLRWLRPQDQLGLVRIDDLAMDVAAECPRDSEPGEGLLVNVQHVDSARDQLRLVASAH